The genome window GTGGAGTTGTGGCCGAGAAGGTTCGCAACCTGCCACCGGGCCACGGCCTCAACGCGCAGACAGGTGAGTACGTCGACCTGATCGCCGCTGGTGTGATCGACCCTGCCAAGGTGACGCGTTCGGCGCTGCAGAACGCAGCATCGATCGCCGCACTGTTCCTCACCACCGAGGCCGTTATTGCCGACAAGCCGGAGAAGGCTGCCGCAGCAATGCCTGGTGGCGACGGTGGCATGGGCGGCATGGGCGGTATGGACTTCTAGTCCAGCCACACCGTGCGCGCGCTGCACCACAGTACGTAACGCACGAACGCAAAGCGGGGTCGTCCCTTTCGGGCGGCCCCGCTTTGCTGTGTCGCTATGCGCCAGCTGGTCGTAGCTACGGTTTGTAGGTCTTGCCTGCGGAGTACGCGAGGTACGCGGCGTTAGCAGTCGTGCGGGCTCCGGCGCTGAATGTGAGCGTCAGTTTCATTCGCTTCTTGTTGAACGTCTTGAGGTAGATCCGCCCGCCTGACTTCTTCAGCAGCTTGAACTTGCCGCCACGGGAGACCT of Candidatus Nanopelagicales bacterium contains these proteins:
- the groEL gene encoding chaperonin GroEL (60 kDa chaperone family; promotes refolding of misfolded polypeptides especially under stressful conditions; forms two stacked rings of heptamers to form a barrel-shaped 14mer; ends can be capped by GroES; misfolded proteins enter the barrel where they are refolded when GroES binds; many bacteria have multiple copies of the groEL gene which are active under different environmental conditions; the B.japonicum protein in this cluster is expressed constitutively; in Rhodobacter, Corynebacterium and Rhizobium this protein is essential for growth), which encodes AGAATEVELKERKHRIEDAVRNAKAAVEEGIVAGGGVALIQAGQAAFEKLELEGEQAIGANIVKVAIEAPLKQIAVNAGLEGGVVAEKVRNLPPGHGLNAQTGEYVDLIAAGVIDPAKVTRSALQNAASIAALFLTTEAVIADKPEKAAAAMPGGDGGMGGMGGMDF